In one window of Mercurialis annua linkage group LG4, ddMerAnnu1.2, whole genome shotgun sequence DNA:
- the LOC126678017 gene encoding cytochrome P450 86A22-like has product MEVSTALMILSAFAAYLLWWKFISRSLTGPRVWPLVGSLPGLIDNVDRMHEWIADNLRSSGGTYQTCICAIPFLAQKQGLVTVTCDPKNVEHILKAKFDNYPKGPTWQAVFHDLLGDGIFNSDGDTWLFQRKTAALEFTTRTLRQAMARWVSRAIKHRFCPILESAQLQSRAVDLQDLLLRITFDNICGLAFGKDPETLSPELPENGFAVSFDRATEATLQRFILPEIVWKLKKMFGLGMEVSLSQSLDHIDNYLSQIINTRKLELLSQQKGVANGNPHDDLLSRFMKKKESYSDKFLQHVALNFILAGRDTSSVALSWFFWLVIKNPLVEEKIITEICTVLMGTRGNDMTKWLDEPLGYEEVDRLIYLKAALSETLRLYPSVPQDSKHVISDDILPDGTHVPAGSSVTYSIYSIGRMKFIWGDDCLEFKPERWLSPDSNKINSFNFVAFNAGPRICLGKDLAYLQMKSIVAAVLLRHRLSVVPGHRVEQKMSLTLFMKYGLKVNVHPRDLNPVVEKIINGNGIITIKADNREKVHIIQQFTA; this is encoded by the coding sequence ATGGAAGTTTCAACAGCCCTGATGATCCTATCAGCTTTTGCAGCTTATTTACTTTGGTGGAAATTCATCTCACGATCACTTACTGGTCCACGTGTCTGGCCCTTAGTGGGTAGTCTTCCTGGTTTGATTGATAATGTCGACCGTATGCATGAGTGGATTGCAGACAATCTCCGATCCTCTGGTGGTACGTATCAGACTTGCATATGtgcaattccttttctagcccaAAAGCAAGGTCTCGTGACTGTCACGTGCGACCCCAAAAATGTAGAACACATATTGAAGGCTAAGTTTGATAATTACCCCAAGGGTCCTACTTGGCAAGCTGTATTTCATGATTTGCTCGGTGACGGGATCTTTAACTCTGATGGCGACACGTGGCTGTTTCAGCGTAAGACTGCCGCGCTCGAATTCACCACCAGGACTCTTCGCCAAGCCATGGCTCGGTGGGTTAGCCGAGCTATTAAGCATCGGTTTTGTCCTATACTTGAATCGGCTCAGCTTCAATCACGAGCCGTTGATCTTCAAGACTTGCTTCTTCGGATTACTTTTGATAATATTTGCGGCTTGGCTTTCGGTAAGGATCCGGAAACTCTCTCTCCCGAGCTTCCGGAAAACGGCTTCGCCGTGTCATTCGATCGAGCCACTGAAGCCACGCTGCAACGCTTTATTTTGCCTGAAATTGTGTGGAAGTTGAAAAAAATGTTTGGGCTTGGAATGGAAGTCAGCTTGAGCCAAAGCCTTGACCACATAGACAACTACTTGTCTCAAATCATTAACACACGTAAGCTGGAGTTGCTAAGTCAACAAAAAGGAGTTGCCAATGGAAACCCCCATGATGACTTGTTATCGAGGTTTATGAAGAAAAAAGAATCCTACTCAGACAAGTTCCTTCAACATGTGGCATTAAATTTTATCCTAGCTGGACGAGACACATCATCGGTGGCATTGAGTTGGTTTTTCTGGTTGGTGATTAAGAATCCACTAGTGGAAGAAAAAATTATCACTGAAATTTGCACCGTTTTGATGGGGACACGTGGCAATGACATGACTAAATGGTTAGACGAGCCATTAGGATACGAAGAAGTTGACCGATTGATATACCTTAAGGCGGCATTATCAGAAACATTAAGGTTGTATCCTTCAGTGCCACAAGATTCAAAGCATGTCATCTCCGACGATATTCTACCGGACGGAACCCATGTTCCGGCAGGATCATCAGTCACGTATTCAATATATTCAATCGGTCGCATGAAATTTATATGGGGAGATGATTGTCTAGAATTCAAACCCGAACGATGGTTATCTCCGGATAGCAACAAAATTAATTCTTTCAATTTTGTTGCCTTTAATGCAGGTCCAAGAATTTGTTTAGGCAAAGATTTGGCTTACTTGCAGATGAAGTCTATTGTCGCAGCTGTATTACTCCGCCACCGGCTTTCCGTGGTGCCGGGCCACCGTGTCGAGCAAAAAATGTCACTGACCTTGTTTATGAAGTATGGCTTAAAGGTCAATGTGCATCCAAGGGACTTGAATCCTGTAGTGGAAAAGATCATAAACGGAAATGGTATTATTACCATTAAAGCCGACAATCGTGAAAAAGTGCATATAATTCAACAGTTCACGGCGTAA
- the LOC126678798 gene encoding BTB/POZ domain-containing protein At5g41330 → MPPFGSPIVSQPYHINHPDKISPQSEIITVDVGGQIFQTTKQTLSLPGPKSLFYQLAESTQLGARFIDRDPELFSVLLSLLRTGNLPSKAKAFDIEDLIAESKFYNIESLLINSLSNPSHFDAFNLEKSLTLPLNGRDFASTVATTPFGTLHVAHGSKITSFDWSLRRKSTILTQFTAVDSLLAISPTLAAAGATDFSGMQILDLDKGFVRDTLCWENVTRSSSTVQAIGSNREHLFTSFESGRRNSNSIMVYDLNSFTPVSEIAHCEIYGADLDSAIPATKLEWVDSYNLLMASGSHSGPSGMLGNVRLWDIRSGNVAWELKEKVDCFSDITVSDNLSAIFKVGVNSGEVFFTDLRKLSSGESNPWICLGDSRKVLNVKKGGFGCKIEAHGSQVFCSKGGDVEILSEVAMNSSKKGEDELPERVFRRNSIGRVKDMGGSRVTKLAFGGSKMFVTRKDQQSVEVWQSSVRCF, encoded by the coding sequence ATGCCACCGTTTGGTTCGCCGATCGTCTCCCAGCCCTATCATATCAACCACCCAGATAAGATCAGCCCTCAGTCGGAAATAATCACTGTCGACGTGGGTGGCCAAATATTTCAGACCACCAAGCAAACTCTATCATTACCGGGACCTAAGTCACTATTTTATCAACTCGCTGAGTCGACTCAGCTCGGTGCTCGGTTTATTGACAGAGATCCAGAATTGTTCTCTGTTTTGCTGTCTCTGTTAAGAACTGGTAATTTACCGTCTAAAGCTAAAGCTTTTGATATTGAAGATTTGATCGCCGAGTCTAAATTTTATAACATTGAGTCtcttttaattaattctttATCAAACCCGTCTCATTTTGACGCTTTTAACCTCGAAAAGTCTCTCACTTTACCGTTAAACGGCCGTGACTTCGCTTCCACGGTTGCCACAACTCCGTTTGGGACTCTCCACGTTGCTCACGGCAGCAAGATCACGTCGTTTGATTGGTCATTGAGGAGAAAGTCAACGATTTTGACTCAGTTTACAGCCGTTGATTCACTTTTAGCAATCTCTCCGACTCTGGCTGCTGCCGGAGCTACTGATTTTTCCGGTATGCAAATACTCGATCTCGACAAGGGTTTCGTTCGAGACACTCTGTGTTGGGAAAATGTGACTCGGTCTAGCTCAACGGTTCAGGCCATTGGCTCGAACCGGGAGCATTTGTTTACAAGCTTTGAGTCTGGTAGAAGAAACTCGAATTCAATTATGGTATACGATTTGAATAGTTTTACTCCGGTTTCGGAGATTGCTCATTGCGAGATTTACGGGGCGGATCTTGATTCGGCTATTCCCGCAACGAAATTGGAGTGGGTAGATAGTTATAATTTGTTAATGGCGTCCGGGTCTCATAGCGGACCTTCTGGTATGTTAGGAAATGTTAGATTATGGGATATAAGATCAGGAAATGTTGCTTGGGAATTGAAGGAAAAAGTTGATTGTTTTTCTGATATTACTGTTTCTGATAATTTGTCAGCTATTTTTAAAGTTGGTGTGAATTCAGGAGAGGTTTTCTTTACCGATTTGAGAAAGTTAAGTTCCGGGGAGAGTAATCCTTGGATTTGCTTAGGTGATAGTCGGAAGGTTTTGAATGTGAAGAAGGGAGGATTCGGATGTAAAATTGAGGCTCATGGGAGTCAAGTGTTTTGTAGTAAAGGTGGAGATGTTGAGATTTTGTCTGAAGTGGCAATGAACTCTTCGAAGAAAGGCGAGGATGAGTTGCCTGAACGAGTGTTTAGGAGGAACTCGATTGGTAGAGTGAAGGATATGGGAGGATCGCGGGTAACTAAGTTGGCCTTTGGAGGGAGCAAAATGTTTGTGACTCGGAAGGATCAGCAGTCTGTTGAGGTTTGGCAAAGTTCTGTAAGGTGTTTTTAG
- the LOC126679367 gene encoding uncharacterized protein LOC126679367: MWRTSESATTTRVSNDTNALNTINAAASAIAASQNRVPQASIRKRRWGSCWSVYWCFGSHRHRKRIGHAVLVPESSATGNDSSVAENPTTQGSTITFLPFVAPPSSPASFLQSEPPSASQSPAVMLSRTSASMYSPSGPSSIFAIGPYAHETQLVSPPVFSTFTTEPSTAPFTPPPESVHLTTPSSPEVPFAHLLDPGIRNVEAGLRFPLSNYEFQSYQLYPGSPIGQLISPSSGISGSGASSPFADGEFSAAGSRFLEFQMAIPPKLLNLDKLSTREWGSRQGSGSLTPEGARATSCSFPLNRQFSDVSSKSLSDNGNQNDQVGDHRITFFLPVEGASRCVGRKLTSPAKVTPDSKENGAMAETEQSFSEIGHNSGCRIDETSSNGTQEQSSTDGEKVSRHQKHRSLTLGSLKEFDFDNADGVESHKPNAGPDWWANESDVGKDDLAAKNWSFFPVLQPSVG; the protein is encoded by the exons atgtGGAGAACAAGCGAGTCCGCCACCACTACCAGAGTTTCAAATGATACCAACGCTTTAAATACTATCAACGCTGCTGCTTCCGCCATCGCTGCTTCTCAGAATCGTGTTCCTCAAGCTTCCATTCGG AAGAGAAGATGGGGAAGTTGTTGGAGCGTGTACTGGTGTTTTGGATCTCACAGACATAGAAAAAGAATAGGGCATGCGGTACTTGTTCCGGAATCTTCTGCTACCGGGAATGATTCTTCTGTTGCTGAAAATCCAACTACCCAAGGATCGACGATCACATTTCTTCCGTTTGTTGCACCTCCCTCGTCTCCTGCATCTTTCCTTCAATCGGAACCTCCTTCTGCTTCACAATCTCCAGCTGTTATGCTGTCACGCACCTCTGCCAGTATGTACTCTCCAAGTGGGCCTTCCTCCATTTTTGCTATCGGCCCTTATGCCCATGAAACCCAGTTAGTCTCTCCACCGGTATTCTCGACTTTCACTACTGAACCATCAACCGCTCCTTTCACTCCTCCTCCGGAGTCTGTACATTTGACTACACCATCATCGCCCGAGGTACCTTTTGCTCACTTACTTGACCCCGGGATCAGGAATGTTGAGGCCGGGCTTCGATTCCCATTGTCGAACTATGAATTTCAGTCTTACCAGCTTTATCCTGGAAGTCCAATTGGTCAGCTTATTTCACCTAGCTCGGGAATTTCTGGATCAGGCGCATCTTCTCCTTTTGCCGATGGAGAATTTTCTGCTGCTGGTTCGCGCTTTCTCGAGTTCCAAATGGCTATTCCTCCCAAGCTATTGAATCTTGATAAGCTCTCTACCCGTGAGTGGGGATCACGTCAAGGTTCAGGATCTTTGACCCCAGAGGGTGCAAGGGCCACATCATGCAGCTTTCCATTGAATCGTCAGTTCTCTGATGTATCATCGAAATCACTTTCAGACAACGGAAATCAGAATGATCAAGTTGGTGATCATAGAATTACTTTTTTTCTACCTGTCGAAGGTGCATCAAGATGTGTTGGACGGAAGCTAACTTCTCCTGCTAAAGTCACGCCAGACTCCAAGGAAAATGGAGCAATGGCCGAGACAGAACAAAGCTTTAGTGAAATAGGACATAATTCTGGGTGCCGCATTGATGAAACATCATCAAATGGCACACAGGAGCAATCTTCAACAGATGGGGAGAAGGTATCACGACATCAAAAGCATCGGTCCTTAACTCTTGGATCGCTTAAAGAATTTGACTTTGACAATGCTGATGGAGTAGAATCCCATAAGCCTAATGCTGGTCCAGACTGGTGGGCTAATGAAAGTGATGTCGGAAAAGACGATCTAGCAGCCAAGAACTGGTCGTTTTTCCCGGTGCTTCAGCCAAGTGTAGGGTAG